The following proteins are co-located in the Streptosporangium brasiliense genome:
- a CDS encoding cyclase family protein, giving the protein MTRLVELSHPITEGMRTYPGVPGPRLGAHLTREASREVYAPGTEFHIGSIELVANTGTYLDTPYHRYPDGADLSGVPLEAIADLPGVVVRAEGLRSVGPDRFAGHDVRGKAVLVQTGWDRHFGTEDYFHGHPYLEPAAAEWLVAQGAALVGIDTLNIDDTPPRGERPAHTLLLGAGIPIVEHMTGLGALPETGFRFHAVPPMVVGMGTFPVRAYAVVNG; this is encoded by the coding sequence ATGACCCGGCTGGTAGAACTGAGCCACCCCATCACCGAGGGCATGCGCACCTATCCGGGCGTCCCCGGACCGCGGCTCGGCGCGCACCTGACCAGAGAGGCCTCGCGCGAGGTCTACGCGCCCGGCACCGAGTTCCACATCGGCAGCATCGAGCTGGTCGCCAACACCGGCACCTACCTGGACACCCCGTACCACCGCTACCCCGACGGCGCCGACCTGTCCGGGGTGCCGCTGGAGGCGATCGCCGACCTGCCGGGAGTGGTCGTGCGGGCCGAGGGCCTGCGCTCGGTGGGGCCGGACCGGTTCGCCGGACACGACGTGCGGGGGAAGGCCGTGCTCGTCCAGACCGGCTGGGACCGGCACTTCGGCACCGAGGACTACTTCCACGGCCATCCCTACCTCGAACCCGCGGCGGCCGAGTGGCTCGTGGCCCAGGGCGCGGCACTCGTCGGGATCGACACGCTGAACATCGACGACACCCCGCCGCGCGGCGAACGCCCCGCGCACACGCTCCTGCTCGGCGCGGGCATCCCGATCGTGGAGCACATGACCGGCCTGGGCGCGCTCCCCGAAACCGGCTTCCGCTTCCACGCCGTCCCGCCGATGGTGGTGGGCATGGGCACCTTCCCGGTCCGCGCCTACGCGGTCGTGAACGGCTAG
- a CDS encoding CBU_0592 family membrane protein, with the protein MSVFVNVLGWIGAGLMLYGYAMVSASRMAGDGMPYQTINLVGAVALMINTAYHSAWPSAILNVVWGVIGLAAVTRMARTRPRKKTVNTP; encoded by the coding sequence ATGTCCGTCTTTGTCAACGTGCTCGGCTGGATCGGCGCCGGTCTCATGCTGTACGGCTACGCCATGGTGTCCGCCTCCCGGATGGCCGGGGACGGCATGCCGTACCAGACGATCAACCTCGTCGGGGCGGTCGCCCTGATGATCAATACGGCCTACCACTCGGCCTGGCCCTCGGCGATCCTCAACGTCGTCTGGGGGGTGATCGGCCTGGCGGCCGTCACCCGGATGGCCAGGACCAGACCCAGGAAGAAGACGGTGAACACCCCATGA
- a CDS encoding LysR family transcriptional regulator, whose translation MDIDPRRLRILHEVARRGGVMRAAEALHLTASAVSQQLALLEREVGLALLDRSQRRITLTPAGRVLAGYAERVEEELAEAKRELTRFAELLAGPVSIAAFPTVIKHLLVPALGTLAERHPQIRPRIRELYGPPALEELRLGGIDLAITEQDADKPAPARSSIVSHRLYVDEYRIVVPPGWTEIPRDVAELAGVPWVAGPPDQACGHALERLAALHGFTPHRAHVIEEFPPTLALVAAGHGVAIVPSLALLEVPAGEVVVTDITGVGARRLNAVTRVSRTRSGEPGPVQAVVVAALREAAEGLPARLGERYGAR comes from the coding sequence ATGGACATCGACCCCCGGCGGCTCCGGATACTCCATGAGGTCGCACGTCGCGGCGGCGTCATGCGGGCGGCCGAGGCGCTGCACCTGACCGCCTCGGCGGTCTCCCAGCAGCTCGCGCTCCTGGAGCGGGAGGTCGGGCTGGCGCTCCTGGACCGGTCGCAGCGCAGGATCACGCTCACTCCGGCCGGGCGGGTCCTCGCCGGATACGCCGAGCGGGTCGAGGAGGAGCTGGCCGAGGCGAAGCGGGAGCTGACCCGTTTCGCCGAGCTGCTGGCCGGGCCGGTGTCGATAGCGGCCTTCCCGACGGTCATCAAGCACCTGCTGGTGCCCGCCCTGGGCACGCTGGCCGAGCGCCACCCGCAGATCAGGCCCCGCATCCGCGAGCTGTACGGCCCGCCGGCCCTGGAGGAGCTCCGCCTGGGCGGCATCGATCTGGCCATCACCGAGCAGGACGCCGACAAGCCCGCCCCGGCACGTTCCTCGATCGTCTCCCACCGCCTCTACGTGGACGAATACCGCATCGTGGTGCCGCCGGGCTGGACGGAGATCCCGCGTGACGTCGCGGAACTGGCCGGTGTGCCCTGGGTGGCGGGACCGCCGGACCAGGCGTGCGGGCACGCGCTGGAGCGGCTGGCCGCCCTGCACGGCTTCACCCCGCACCGGGCTCACGTGATCGAGGAGTTCCCGCCCACCCTCGCCCTGGTGGCGGCGGGGCACGGGGTGGCGATCGTGCCGTCGCTGGCCCTGCTGGAGGTCCCGGCGGGCGAGGTCGTGGTCACCGACATCACCGGCGTCGGCGCCCGCCGCCTGAACGCCGTCACCCGCGTCAGCCGTACCCGGTCGGGGGAGCCCGGCCCGGTGCAGGCCGTGGTCGTCGCCGCGCTCAGGGAGGCCGCCGAGGGGCTGCCCGCACGGCTCGGCGAGCGCTACGGCGCCCGCTGA
- the npdG gene encoding NADPH-dependent F420 reductase → MSTDSLDVSEITIGILGGTGDQGKGLARRFAMAGHTVLIGSRSAERAREVAAGLGVPVGGADNATVAAEADVVIVAIPWEGHRSTLESLRAELAGKIVIDCVNPMGFDKQGAYALAVEEGSAAQQAAAVLPDSRVVAAFHHVSAVLLLDPEVAEIDLDVLVLGDDREATDTVQELAGRIPGVRGVYGGRLRNAHQVEALTANLISINRRYKAHAGLRVTDV, encoded by the coding sequence GTGAGCACTGACAGTCTGGACGTGAGCGAGATCACGATCGGGATCCTGGGCGGCACCGGCGATCAGGGCAAGGGCCTGGCCAGGCGGTTCGCCATGGCGGGCCACACCGTGCTGATCGGCTCGCGCAGCGCGGAGCGGGCGCGGGAGGTGGCGGCGGGACTCGGGGTGCCGGTCGGCGGTGCGGACAACGCGACAGTGGCGGCCGAGGCCGACGTGGTGATCGTGGCGATCCCGTGGGAAGGCCACCGGTCCACCCTGGAGTCCCTGCGGGCCGAGCTGGCCGGCAAGATCGTCATCGACTGCGTCAACCCGATGGGCTTCGACAAGCAGGGCGCCTACGCGCTGGCCGTCGAGGAGGGCAGCGCCGCCCAGCAGGCCGCCGCGGTCCTCCCGGACAGTCGCGTGGTCGCCGCCTTCCACCACGTCTCGGCCGTCCTGCTGCTGGACCCCGAGGTCGCCGAGATCGACCTGGACGTGCTCGTCCTGGGTGACGACCGTGAGGCCACCGACACGGTCCAGGAGCTCGCCGGCCGGATCCCGGGCGTCCGCGGCGTATACGGCGGCCGCCTGCGCAACGCCCACCAGGTCGAGGCGCTGACCGCCAACCTCATCTCCATCAACCGCCGTTACAAGGCCCACGCCGGCCTCCGCGTCACCGACGTCTGA
- a CDS encoding response regulator transcription factor: MIRVLLAEDMHMIRAALSALLRLEPDIDVVAEVVRGDRIVPEALRTRPDVAVVDIDLPGVDGITASAELRKTLPGCRILILTAMGQPGQVRRALAEGIEAFLVKDAPGDHLAEAVRRTAQGLRVLDPELVAAAIEYGASPLTPREATVLREAAKGAPAEEIAGRLHLSTGTVRNYLTSAITKTGARNKIDAVRIAEDVGWI; this comes from the coding sequence ATGATCCGTGTGCTGCTCGCCGAGGACATGCACATGATCAGGGCGGCGCTCAGCGCACTGCTGAGGCTGGAGCCCGACATCGACGTGGTCGCCGAGGTCGTCCGCGGCGACCGGATCGTCCCCGAGGCCCTGCGGACCCGGCCGGACGTGGCGGTGGTCGACATCGACCTGCCCGGAGTCGACGGCATCACCGCCTCGGCGGAGCTGCGCAAGACGCTGCCCGGCTGCCGGATCCTGATCCTCACCGCGATGGGCCAGCCGGGCCAGGTGCGCAGGGCGCTGGCGGAGGGCATCGAGGCGTTCCTGGTCAAGGACGCCCCCGGCGACCACCTGGCGGAGGCGGTCCGGCGCACCGCCCAGGGCCTGCGGGTGCTGGACCCCGAGCTGGTGGCCGCCGCCATCGAGTACGGCGCGAGCCCGCTGACCCCTCGCGAGGCCACCGTGCTCAGGGAGGCCGCGAAGGGCGCCCCGGCCGAGGAGATCGCCGGACGGCTGCATCTGTCCACCGGGACGGTACGCAACTACCTGACCAGCGCCATCACCAAGACCGGCGCCCGCAACAAGATCGACGCGGTCCGGATCGCCGAGGACGTCGGCTGGATCTGA
- a CDS encoding sensor histidine kinase, with protein MRINPQRLAIGVIVLLSVGFTVSPVIVIARYGGAAGVAVLSAVLPGFFIPHFLHVRAALRGAEPGGPVAGLVVQAVSAYAPMVILPAEVGGFWWGTQAILLGSVLLRLRLPLALGCLAPMAVVDFIAAGSADPQGFNPLVGFSAVTTLFVTGFVIYGVVRLVVVSRELEQARTELAEAAVLRERLRISRDLHDGLGSSLTAVALKGDLARRLVERDPEAARAELSELVHVARDAAQEVRQVARGYREMSLREEVHRAVALLEASGVSCQTNLAELRVSGPVDEALAWAVREGITNVVRHSRATICSITTSAGAGTVRLELVNDRAHGRSVGGNGLTGLKERAGGLGGSVSAGRTENGGFRLAMEVPA; from the coding sequence ATGCGGATAAACCCCCAGCGGCTGGCGATCGGTGTGATCGTGCTGCTCTCCGTGGGCTTCACGGTCTCCCCGGTGATCGTGATCGCCCGGTACGGCGGAGCGGCCGGGGTCGCCGTGCTCTCGGCCGTGCTGCCCGGTTTCTTCATTCCGCACTTCCTGCACGTCCGCGCCGCCCTGCGTGGCGCCGAGCCGGGTGGACCGGTCGCCGGGCTCGTGGTGCAAGCGGTCTCCGCCTACGCCCCGATGGTGATCCTCCCGGCCGAGGTCGGCGGCTTCTGGTGGGGCACCCAGGCCATCCTGCTCGGCTCGGTGCTGCTGCGCCTGCGGCTGCCGTTGGCCCTGGGCTGCCTGGCCCCGATGGCGGTGGTCGACTTCATAGCCGCCGGGAGCGCCGACCCGCAGGGTTTCAATCCGCTCGTGGGTTTCTCCGCCGTCACCACCCTCTTCGTCACCGGATTCGTGATCTACGGGGTGGTCCGGCTGGTCGTCGTCAGCAGGGAGCTGGAGCAGGCCAGGACGGAGCTGGCGGAGGCCGCGGTGCTGCGGGAGCGGCTGCGGATCTCCCGGGACCTGCACGACGGGCTGGGCAGCAGCCTGACCGCCGTCGCCCTCAAGGGCGACCTCGCCCGCAGGCTGGTCGAGCGCGACCCCGAGGCGGCGCGGGCGGAGCTGTCGGAGCTGGTCCACGTGGCCAGGGACGCCGCCCAGGAGGTGCGGCAGGTCGCGCGGGGCTACCGGGAGATGTCGCTGCGGGAGGAGGTGCACCGGGCGGTCGCGCTGCTGGAGGCGTCCGGGGTGAGCTGCCAGACCAACCTCGCCGAGCTCCGGGTGTCCGGGCCGGTCGACGAGGCGCTGGCCTGGGCGGTGCGCGAGGGGATCACCAACGTGGTGCGGCACAGCCGGGCGACGATCTGCTCGATCACCACCTCCGCCGGGGCCGGCACCGTACGGCTGGAGCTGGTCAACGACCGCGCCCACGGGCGCTCGGTCGGCGGCAACGGGCTGACCGGCCTGAAGGAACGGGCCGGCGGCCTGGGCGGCTCGGTCAGCGCCGGGCGGACCGAGAACGGCGGGTTCCGGCTCGCGATGGAGGTGCCGGCATGA
- a CDS encoding ABC transporter permease, with product MSARDLAVVTRFSGRLFWRDRTALSTSVLLFLGLGIGLPFMMDKVRPGHPEFLLNQHLGVLAMVLVLTTFNQIAVTLTARRDQLVLKRMRTTGLSDPAILGGEIGSLVVQSTLLTAVVSVALYSLTGLPAPRDPLLYLVFVVAGAAVLCLLGTAFTAIVPRTELAAVMAMPVFFLAGVGAGGFGPVLEILPGWVGTVLGLLPTGAVVEAAQAAYAADGTLAGDLRAAAVPALKLAVWGVAGLLATARWFRWETRRS from the coding sequence ATGTCCGCACGCGATCTGGCGGTGGTGACCCGCTTCAGCGGCCGTCTCTTCTGGCGGGACCGCACCGCGTTGAGCACGTCCGTGCTGCTGTTTCTGGGCCTGGGCATCGGGCTGCCGTTCATGATGGACAAGGTCCGCCCGGGCCACCCGGAGTTCCTGCTGAACCAGCACCTGGGGGTGCTCGCGATGGTCCTCGTCCTCACGACGTTCAACCAGATCGCGGTCACGCTCACCGCCCGCCGCGACCAGCTCGTCCTCAAGCGGATGCGGACCACCGGGCTGAGCGATCCCGCCATCCTCGGCGGGGAGATCGGCAGCCTGGTCGTCCAGAGCACGTTGCTGACGGCCGTGGTCTCGGTGGCGCTGTACTCGCTGACCGGCCTGCCCGCGCCGCGCGACCCGCTGCTGTATCTGGTGTTCGTGGTCGCGGGCGCCGCCGTCCTGTGCCTGCTGGGAACGGCGTTCACCGCGATCGTCCCCCGCACGGAGCTGGCGGCCGTCATGGCCATGCCGGTCTTCTTCCTGGCCGGTGTCGGCGCCGGTGGCTTCGGCCCGGTCCTGGAGATCCTTCCCGGCTGGGTCGGCACGGTGCTCGGCCTGCTGCCCACCGGCGCCGTCGTCGAGGCGGCCCAGGCGGCCTACGCTGCGGACGGCACCCTCGCCGGTGACCTGCGGGCGGCCGCCGTACCGGCCCTGAAGCTGGCCGTCTGGGGGGTCGCCGGGCTCCTCGCGACGGCGCGCTGGTTCCGATGGGAGACCCGAAGGTCATAG
- a CDS encoding ABC transporter ATP-binding protein: MTAIQVDGLTKSYGDFVAVGGISFDVPRGEIFALLGRNGAGKTTTVEVLAGFQVPDEGTVRVLGLDPARDRAKVRASTGIMLQEAGFFPDLTVAQTVDAWRDFVAAPRPRAETLELTGLGAKAGTKVRQLSGGEKRRLDLALALLSRPDVLFLDEPTTGMDPEARKHTWEVIRDLAGQGTTILLTTHYLEEAQRLATSMAIMDRGLIVAHGGMAETLASQAGRVAFELPTAVAPEDLPIPVTSVEGRTAVCRAADPDLAAQTLLGWAGERGLRLRGLEVRTATLEDLFLDLAAGEKNDKKVA; encoded by the coding sequence ATGACAGCGATTCAGGTGGACGGGCTCACCAAGAGCTACGGAGACTTCGTAGCCGTCGGAGGCATCTCCTTCGACGTCCCGCGCGGCGAGATCTTCGCCCTGCTCGGGCGTAACGGTGCGGGGAAGACCACGACGGTGGAGGTGCTTGCGGGCTTCCAGGTTCCGGATGAGGGCACGGTGCGCGTGCTGGGCCTCGACCCGGCCAGGGACCGGGCCAAGGTCCGCGCGAGCACCGGGATCATGCTCCAGGAGGCGGGATTCTTCCCCGACCTGACCGTGGCACAGACCGTGGACGCCTGGCGGGACTTCGTCGCCGCCCCCCGGCCGCGCGCGGAGACCCTGGAGTTGACCGGGCTGGGCGCCAAGGCCGGCACGAAGGTGCGCCAGCTCTCCGGCGGGGAGAAGCGCCGCCTGGACCTGGCCCTGGCCCTGCTGAGCCGGCCCGACGTCCTGTTCCTCGACGAGCCCACCACCGGGATGGACCCCGAGGCGCGCAAGCACACCTGGGAGGTCATCCGCGACCTCGCCGGGCAGGGCACCACGATCCTGCTCACCACGCACTATCTGGAGGAGGCCCAGCGACTGGCCACCAGCATGGCGATCATGGATCGGGGGCTGATCGTCGCGCACGGCGGCATGGCCGAGACCCTGGCCTCCCAGGCGGGCCGGGTCGCCTTCGAGCTTCCTACCGCCGTCGCCCCGGAGGACCTGCCGATCCCCGTCACCTCGGTGGAGGGCCGCACCGCGGTCTGCCGCGCCGCCGACCCCGACCTCGCCGCCCAGACCCTGCTGGGCTGGGCCGGCGAGCGCGGTCTGCGCCTGCGCGGCCTGGAGGTCCGCACGGCGACGCTCGAAGACCTGTTCCTGGACCTCGCCGCCGGCGAGAAGAACGACAAGAAGGTGGCATGA
- the yczR gene encoding MocR-like transcription factor YczR: protein MRANSEQLVARLGRWSSGRGPLYLLLAVRLRALIDDGELPPDTLLPPDRVLARWLAVGRGTVVAAYDQLQQEGKVVRRQGSGTRVCAADLPATRGIAPSGVVNPLLLHLLSPPDGVTLLTCAAPDEPPPALIEAYQAAAARLARVRHDIGYHPAGHPTLREALASYYRARGVPTAAGQILVTNGAQQALTLLANLLVSPGDTVLTEAPTYPGALESFRDAAALFRTAADAGEFCAALADRPAVGYTVPTGHNPTGAVMPALTRRRLAALAGEHDVPVIDDEVPAELFFAGEPPPPLAYYGTAEQLITVGSLSKLVWGGLRVGWIRAAPPLISRLARLRAVHDLGGDVLAQLASAWLLSRVDELRRERTALLRRRHDHLRAELAGRLPDWTSGPALGGQTIWVRLPYGDADAFAQVALRHRVAVAPGRSFDPSGGHGDHLRLPFLFSEETLTESVARLAAAWHDYDGGRHPHTLRALVV, encoded by the coding sequence ATGCGAGCCAATTCTGAGCAACTCGTCGCCCGTCTCGGACGCTGGTCGTCCGGCCGGGGCCCCCTCTACCTCCTGCTCGCCGTACGGCTGCGCGCCCTGATCGACGACGGCGAGCTGCCTCCGGACACCCTGCTGCCCCCCGACCGGGTCCTCGCGCGGTGGCTCGCGGTGGGCAGGGGCACCGTGGTCGCGGCCTACGACCAGCTCCAGCAGGAGGGCAAGGTGGTGCGCCGGCAGGGCAGCGGCACCCGGGTCTGCGCCGCCGACCTGCCCGCCACCCGCGGCATCGCCCCCAGCGGCGTGGTCAACCCCCTGCTCCTGCACCTGCTGTCCCCGCCGGACGGCGTCACCCTGCTGACCTGCGCCGCGCCGGACGAGCCTCCCCCGGCGCTGATCGAGGCCTACCAGGCGGCGGCGGCCCGGCTGGCGCGGGTCCGGCACGACATCGGCTATCACCCCGCCGGGCACCCGACGCTGCGTGAGGCCCTCGCGTCCTACTACCGCGCGCGCGGCGTGCCCACCGCCGCCGGGCAGATCCTGGTCACCAACGGCGCGCAGCAGGCGCTGACCCTGCTGGCGAACCTGCTGGTATCCCCCGGTGACACCGTGCTGACCGAGGCGCCCACCTACCCCGGCGCGCTGGAGTCGTTCCGGGACGCCGCCGCCCTGTTCCGCACGGCCGCCGACGCCGGGGAGTTCTGCGCGGCGCTGGCCGACCGGCCGGCCGTGGGCTACACCGTCCCGACGGGCCACAACCCGACCGGCGCGGTCATGCCCGCGCTGACCCGCCGCCGCCTGGCCGCGCTCGCCGGCGAGCACGACGTGCCGGTCATCGACGACGAGGTCCCCGCCGAGCTCTTCTTCGCCGGCGAGCCCCCGCCCCCGCTGGCCTACTACGGGACGGCGGAGCAACTGATCACCGTCGGCTCGCTGAGCAAGCTGGTCTGGGGCGGTCTGCGCGTCGGCTGGATCCGAGCGGCACCGCCGCTGATCTCACGGCTGGCCCGGCTGCGGGCCGTCCACGACCTCGGCGGCGACGTGCTCGCCCAGCTCGCCTCGGCCTGGCTGCTGTCCCGCGTCGACGAGCTGCGCCGCGAGCGCACCGCCCTCCTCCGCCGGCGCCATGACCACCTCCGCGCCGAACTGGCCGGGCGGCTGCCCGACTGGACCTCCGGACCCGCGCTCGGCGGGCAGACGATCTGGGTGCGGCTGCCGTACGGCGACGCCGACGCCTTCGCCCAGGTGGCCCTCCGCCACCGGGTGGCGGTGGCCCCGGGACGCTCCTTCGACCCCTCGGGCGGCCACGGCGACCATCTGCGGCTGCCGTTCCTGTTCTCCGAGGAGACGCTCACCGAGTCGGTCGCCAGGCTCGCCGCCGCCTGGCACGACTACGACGGGGGCCGCCACCCCCACACCCTGCGGGCCCTCGTCGTCTGA
- a CDS encoding trans-sulfuration enzyme family protein, which translates to MTELRPETRAVHLPQPQLQGSRPIAVPLYQTSGFVFDDPAVFADGMGRPDGPFVYGRLSNPTVRSLEEAVAGLEGGVGAVATGSGMGAVNSVLLGLLKPGDHLIAQKPLYGGTAAMINDLVARFRITVSYVPEDDPAALRAAVRPETRLVYLETIANPVTQVADLPGMCAAAREAGLVSVVDNTFASPILCRPLEHGADIVVHSTTKYLSGHTDVVGGIAVFASEELYRKVWHFAVELGATADPFAAWLTLRGLQTLPLRMERHCSNARELAVRLDNHPAVSAVHWPGLPSHPSHKLATELLPDFGGVFSFDLTGGRAAGERFMSSVRLALLAPSLGGVETLILHPATTSHRSLTAEELARHGIGEGTVRVAVGIEHIEDLWADFAQALS; encoded by the coding sequence ATGACTGAACTTCGTCCGGAGACCCGTGCCGTCCACCTCCCCCAGCCGCAGCTCCAGGGCAGCCGGCCCATCGCGGTGCCGCTCTACCAGACCTCGGGGTTCGTCTTCGACGACCCGGCCGTCTTCGCCGACGGGATGGGCCGTCCCGACGGGCCCTTCGTCTACGGGCGGCTGTCGAACCCGACGGTCCGGTCGCTGGAGGAGGCGGTCGCGGGTCTGGAGGGCGGCGTCGGCGCCGTCGCCACCGGATCGGGCATGGGGGCCGTCAACTCCGTGCTGCTCGGCCTGCTCAAGCCCGGCGACCACCTGATCGCGCAGAAGCCGCTCTACGGCGGCACCGCCGCGATGATCAACGACCTGGTCGCGCGGTTCCGGATCACGGTCTCCTACGTGCCCGAAGACGACCCGGCGGCGCTGCGCGCGGCCGTACGGCCCGAGACCAGGCTGGTCTACCTGGAGACGATCGCCAATCCGGTGACCCAGGTCGCCGACCTGCCGGGGATGTGCGCGGCGGCCCGCGAGGCCGGGCTGGTCTCGGTGGTGGACAACACCTTCGCCTCGCCGATCCTGTGCCGCCCGCTGGAGCACGGCGCCGACATCGTCGTCCACTCCACGACCAAGTATCTGAGCGGGCACACCGACGTGGTCGGCGGCATCGCGGTCTTCGCCTCCGAGGAGCTCTACCGGAAGGTGTGGCACTTCGCGGTCGAGCTGGGCGCCACCGCCGACCCGTTCGCCGCCTGGCTCACCCTGCGGGGCCTGCAGACCCTGCCGCTGCGGATGGAGCGCCACTGCTCCAACGCCCGCGAGCTGGCCGTCCGCCTGGACAACCATCCGGCGGTGTCGGCCGTGCACTGGCCGGGCCTGCCCTCGCACCCCTCGCACAAGCTGGCCACGGAGCTGCTGCCGGACTTCGGCGGCGTCTTCTCCTTCGACCTGACCGGCGGGCGCGCGGCGGGGGAGCGGTTCATGAGCTCGGTACGGCTGGCGCTGCTGGCGCCCTCGCTCGGCGGTGTGGAGACGCTCATCCTGCACCCGGCGACCACCTCCCACCGCTCGCTGACGGCCGAGGAGCTCGCCCGCCACGGGATCGGCGAGGGAACGGTCCGGGTCGCGGTGGGCATCGAGCACATCGAGGATCTCTGGGCCGATTTTGCTCAGGCGCTTTCCTGA
- a CDS encoding DUF2278 family protein — translation MPLKSYGVLVGRAVDRRREDGADTPHYQVHLVDGAGTSYRIAVNVESQQAPSELLHLVDEDFRHPVTEFLAQAAGGWNALPSRPGGAALDYIRGNLFDPAALRPLPPDLPGVDNDLADRLDHYVQRAIADPGATVYAFGERWGPEPATPDKVFGFRPGNGVHDIHMNQGNSRRFRGDDGVWQDGGLLLRFPAEPRWIAIFLAFQSQAWHTDDTTGHALDGAPERPATGQEPVRVLAALVNPVGPAPEREVVTVLNASPEPVDLTGWRLADRQKNAFPLPPGPLAPGATLPIAVGAPFTLGNGGGAITLLDAAGLKVHGVSYSAEQGGREGWTVTF, via the coding sequence ATGCCGCTGAAGAGCTACGGGGTTCTCGTGGGGCGGGCCGTGGACCGCCGGCGCGAGGACGGCGCCGACACCCCGCACTACCAGGTCCACCTCGTCGACGGGGCGGGGACCTCCTACCGGATCGCCGTCAACGTCGAGTCCCAGCAGGCCCCTTCGGAGCTGCTCCATCTCGTCGACGAGGACTTCCGGCACCCCGTGACCGAGTTCCTCGCCCAGGCCGCCGGAGGCTGGAACGCGCTGCCGTCCCGTCCCGGAGGCGCGGCGCTCGACTACATCCGGGGCAACCTGTTCGATCCGGCGGCCCTGCGCCCGCTCCCGCCCGACCTGCCGGGGGTGGACAACGACCTGGCCGACAGGCTCGACCACTACGTCCAGCGGGCGATCGCCGATCCCGGGGCGACCGTATACGCCTTCGGCGAGCGCTGGGGCCCCGAACCGGCGACCCCCGACAAGGTCTTCGGGTTCCGGCCGGGCAACGGCGTGCACGACATCCACATGAACCAGGGCAACTCCCGCCGCTTCCGCGGGGACGACGGCGTGTGGCAGGACGGCGGCCTGCTCCTGCGCTTCCCCGCCGAACCGCGCTGGATCGCGATCTTCCTGGCCTTCCAGTCCCAGGCCTGGCACACCGACGACACCACCGGGCACGCCCTGGACGGCGCGCCCGAGCGGCCCGCCACCGGCCAGGAGCCCGTCCGCGTCCTCGCCGCGCTGGTCAACCCCGTCGGGCCGGCGCCCGAGCGCGAGGTCGTCACCGTGCTGAACGCCTCCCCGGAGCCGGTCGACCTCACCGGGTGGCGGCTGGCCGACCGGCAGAAGAACGCCTTCCCGCTGCCGCCCGGCCCGCTGGCCCCCGGCGCCACGCTCCCGATCGCCGTCGGCGCCCCGTTCACGCTGGGCAACGGCGGGGGAGCGATCACGCTGCTCGACGCCGCCGGCCTCAAGGTCCACGGGGTCTCCTACAGCGCGGAGCAGGGCGGCCGGGAGGGCTGGACGGTCACTTTCTGA
- the panB gene encoding 3-methyl-2-oxobutanoate hydroxymethyltransferase, translating into MSSSVTSRPTALYGGQTGRRITVRDIAAAKERGEKWPMVTAYDAMTARVFDEAGIPVLLVGDSAAMVVYGYDSTLPVSVDDLMPLTAAVVRGSSRALVVADLPFGSYQSSPQQALETAARFMKEAGAHAVKLEGGRRVLPQVEALVSAGIPVMAHLGLTPQSVNAFGGYRVQGRGQSGDELMADAKDLEYAGAFSVVLECVPSDLAERVTTSLSIPTIGIGAGPATDAQVLVWQDLMGLTAHPAKFVKKYFDLAGEMDRAVRAYADEVTSGAFPTTEHSYH; encoded by the coding sequence ATGTCCTCTTCCGTCACCAGTCGGCCGACCGCCCTCTACGGCGGCCAGACAGGGCGAAGGATCACCGTCCGCGACATCGCCGCCGCCAAGGAGCGGGGTGAGAAGTGGCCGATGGTCACCGCGTACGACGCGATGACCGCCAGGGTCTTCGACGAGGCCGGCATCCCGGTGCTGCTCGTCGGCGACTCGGCCGCCATGGTCGTCTACGGCTACGACTCGACGCTGCCGGTCTCGGTGGACGACCTCATGCCGCTGACGGCCGCCGTGGTACGCGGCTCGTCACGCGCGCTGGTCGTCGCCGACCTGCCGTTCGGCTCCTACCAGTCCTCACCGCAGCAGGCCCTGGAGACGGCCGCCCGCTTCATGAAGGAGGCCGGCGCCCACGCGGTCAAGCTGGAGGGCGGCCGCCGGGTGCTCCCCCAGGTCGAGGCCCTGGTCTCGGCCGGCATCCCCGTCATGGCCCACCTGGGCCTGACCCCCCAGTCGGTCAACGCCTTCGGCGGCTACCGGGTGCAGGGCCGCGGCCAGTCCGGTGACGAGCTCATGGCCGACGCCAAGGACCTGGAGTACGCCGGGGCCTTCTCCGTGGTCCTGGAGTGCGTCCCCAGCGACCTCGCCGAGCGGGTCACCACGTCCCTGTCGATCCCCACCATCGGCATCGGCGCCGGTCCCGCCACCGACGCCCAGGTCCTGGTCTGGCAGGACCTGATGGGGCTGACCGCCCACCCCGCCAAGTTCGTCAAGAAATACTTCGACCTGGCCGGGGAGATGGACAGGGCCGTCCGCGCCTACGCCGACGAGGTGACCAGCGGGGCCTTCCCCACCACCGAGCACAGCTACCACTGA